One window from the genome of Vibrio vulnificus NBRC 15645 = ATCC 27562 encodes:
- a CDS encoding ABC transporter permease has translation MNNLFKLILGNAIARVGLVIVCLFIFMAVAAPLITKHAPDKRTGNPHEYPSFVVKAAQADPNGWIATNLADDRRTLLLSKKADHVLGTSRMGRDVWSQLAYGARVSLAVGFGAGITVCFLATVIGISAGYFGGRVDDILTAAMNIMLVIPQYPLLFVLAAFIGEAGPMTIAIIIGCTSWAWGARVVRSQTLALREKEFVKAAEVLGESSWRIIFVEILPNLIPIVGASFIGSVMYAITMESIISFLGLGDPNTISWGIMLYNVQTSSSMLIGAWWELLAPCIALTLLVTGLALLNFAVDEIANPQLRSHKGMKRWQKLAREDKKEREPEMAPQNALWSGDK, from the coding sequence ATGAACAACTTATTTAAGCTGATTCTAGGTAATGCGATTGCTCGCGTTGGTTTGGTCATTGTTTGTCTGTTTATCTTTATGGCGGTCGCAGCGCCACTGATCACCAAACATGCTCCAGATAAACGTACTGGTAACCCACACGAATATCCAAGTTTCGTCGTCAAAGCCGCGCAAGCAGATCCAAATGGTTGGATTGCTACCAACCTTGCCGATGACCGTCGTACTCTTCTTCTGTCGAAGAAAGCCGATCACGTACTGGGTACTTCTCGTATGGGACGTGACGTATGGTCACAACTTGCTTACGGTGCACGAGTGTCACTTGCGGTTGGTTTTGGTGCGGGTATCACCGTGTGTTTCCTTGCAACCGTTATTGGTATCTCAGCGGGTTACTTTGGTGGTCGTGTTGATGACATTCTCACCGCAGCGATGAACATCATGCTGGTTATTCCTCAGTATCCATTGCTGTTCGTTCTTGCCGCCTTTATCGGTGAAGCAGGGCCAATGACCATTGCCATTATCATCGGCTGTACCTCCTGGGCCTGGGGTGCGCGGGTTGTCCGCTCTCAAACCCTTGCACTACGTGAAAAAGAATTTGTTAAAGCCGCAGAAGTATTGGGCGAATCTTCATGGCGCATCATCTTTGTTGAGATTCTGCCAAACCTGATTCCAATTGTGGGTGCAAGTTTCATCGGCTCGGTAATGTACGCCATCACCATGGAATCGATCATTTCCTTCCTTGGTCTAGGCGATCCAAACACCATCAGTTGGGGCATCATGCTGTACAACGTACAGACCTCCTCTTCAATGCTGATTGGCGCATGGTGGGAACTGCTTGCTCCGTGTATCGCACTGACACTACTCGTCACTGGCCTTGCATTACTGAACTTTGCGGTCGATGAGATTGCGAACCCACAACTTCGTTCTCACAAAGGAATGAAGCGCTGGCAGAAGCTAGCGAGAGAAGACAAGAAAGAGCGTGAGCCTGAAATGGCACCGCAAAATGCACTTTGGAGCGGAGATAAATAA
- a CDS encoding N-acetylglucosamine kinase — protein MTHLYVGIDGGGTSCRARIKDAQGHFIGEAKSGSANIMLGASVAMESILSAIQDAATQGGLSTQDFSRMHVGLALAGAEHKASWQSFMQQTHPFASMTLNTDAYGACIGAHNGQDGAIMIAGTGSCGIFLQGTTQHVVGGREFPISDQGGGAVMGLRLIQQVLLAQDGIRENTPLCEHVMANFHHDVDAIVEWSKTALPRDYGQFSPAIFQHAEQGDALAIEMLKQTAQDIEMFLIALNKRGATRICLMGSIAERIVKWLSPPVQQWIVEAQYDAIEGALMFAGKSEHNLYAVATN, from the coding sequence ATGACGCATTTATACGTAGGAATCGATGGGGGCGGCACTTCTTGCCGAGCACGCATCAAAGATGCTCAAGGGCACTTTATTGGTGAAGCCAAAAGCGGCAGCGCCAATATTATGCTGGGCGCCTCTGTCGCAATGGAATCGATTCTTTCTGCCATTCAAGACGCGGCTACACAAGGCGGTTTATCCACACAAGATTTTTCTCGCATGCATGTAGGATTGGCTTTAGCCGGAGCAGAACATAAAGCCTCTTGGCAAAGCTTTATGCAACAAACACATCCGTTTGCCAGCATGACACTCAATACCGACGCTTACGGCGCCTGTATTGGTGCACATAATGGTCAAGATGGCGCCATCATGATTGCCGGTACGGGTTCATGTGGCATCTTTCTACAAGGCACCACTCAACACGTGGTCGGCGGCCGAGAATTCCCTATTTCGGATCAAGGGGGCGGCGCTGTCATGGGACTTCGCCTTATTCAACAAGTACTCCTAGCTCAAGATGGGATCCGCGAAAACACACCGTTATGTGAGCATGTTATGGCGAATTTCCATCATGACGTGGATGCCATTGTTGAATGGTCAAAAACCGCTTTACCTCGTGATTATGGCCAATTTTCTCCTGCGATCTTCCAGCATGCCGAACAAGGCGATGCACTGGCGATCGAGATGCTAAAACAAACAGCGCAAGACATTGAAATGTTCCTGATTGCCTTAAATAAACGCGGGGCAACACGCATCTGTCTAATGGGCAGCATCGCCGAGCGTATTGTTAAGTGGCTCTCTCCACCAGTACAACAGTGGATCGTTGAAGCTCAGTATGACGCCATAGAGGGCGCACTCATGTTTGCAGGTAAAAGCGAACATAACCTCTATGCCGTGGCAACAAATTAG
- a CDS encoding GH36-type glycosyl hydrolase domain-containing protein — MKYGYFDNDNREYVITRPDVPAPWTNYLGTEKFCTVISHNAGGYSFYHSPEYNRVTKFRPNFTQDRPGHYVYLRDDATGDYWSISWQPVAKSLEQAKYEVRHGLSYSKFKCEYNGIVANKTLFVPKGEDAEVWDVEIENTSDEVRTISAFNYVEFSFSHIKSDNQNHQMSLYSAGTEYKDGVIEYDLYYNTDDFLGFYYLTATFDADSYDGQRDVFLGMYRDEANPIAVAQGKCSNTAQTCYNHCGALHKQFVLQPGEKVRFAVILGVGKGNGAKLREKYQDLAKVDQAFAGIKAHWDERCEKFQVKSPNAGLDTMINAWTLYQAETCVVWSRFASFIEVGGRTGLGYRDTAQDAISVPHTNPAMTRKRLVDLLRGQVKAGYGLHLFDPDWFDPEKADVKPSKSPTVVPTPSDDDKIHGIKDTCSDDHLWIVPTILNYVKETGDIGFIDEVIPYADGGNATVYEHMMAALDFSAEYVGQTGICKGLRADWNDCLNLGGGESSMVSFLHFWALEAFLELSRFRNDEAATDKYQAMANGVREACETHLWDEKGEWYIRGLTKDGDKIGTFDQVEGKVHLESNSLAVLSGAVSHERGIKAMDAVYEYLFSKYGLHLNAPSFATPNDDIGFVTRVYQGVKENGAIFSHPNPWAWVAEAKLGRGDRAMELYDSLNPYNQNDIIETRMAEPYSYVQFIMGRDHQDHGRANHPWLTGTSGWAYYATTNFILGVRTGFDSLEIDPCIPTSWPGFEVTRQWRGATYQIKVENPQGVSKGVKSITLNGQAIEGAVPAQAEGTVNEVVVVLG; from the coding sequence ATGAAATACGGCTATTTCGATAATGACAATCGTGAATACGTCATCACTCGCCCGGATGTACCGGCACCATGGACCAACTACTTAGGTACCGAAAAATTCTGTACCGTTATTTCACACAACGCAGGGGGATACTCTTTCTATCACTCTCCTGAGTACAACCGTGTGACCAAGTTCCGTCCAAACTTTACTCAAGATCGTCCGGGGCACTATGTCTACCTACGCGATGATGCAACGGGTGATTACTGGTCAATTTCATGGCAGCCTGTGGCGAAAAGCCTAGAACAAGCTAAATACGAAGTACGTCATGGCTTGTCTTACTCAAAATTCAAATGTGAATACAATGGCATCGTTGCCAACAAAACTCTGTTTGTACCAAAAGGCGAAGACGCGGAAGTTTGGGATGTTGAAATCGAGAACACCTCTGACGAAGTACGTACCATCAGTGCATTCAACTACGTTGAGTTTTCTTTCAGCCACATTAAATCGGACAACCAAAACCATCAGATGTCGTTGTACTCTGCAGGTACCGAATACAAAGACGGCGTGATTGAATACGATCTTTACTACAACACCGACGACTTCCTAGGTTTCTACTACCTAACAGCCACATTTGATGCTGATAGCTACGACGGCCAACGCGATGTCTTCCTCGGTATGTACCGTGACGAAGCGAATCCTATCGCTGTGGCACAAGGTAAATGTTCTAACACTGCCCAAACGTGTTACAACCACTGTGGCGCTTTACACAAGCAATTCGTTCTACAACCAGGCGAAAAAGTACGCTTTGCCGTGATCTTAGGTGTAGGTAAAGGTAATGGCGCAAAACTGCGCGAAAAATACCAAGATCTTGCTAAAGTTGATCAAGCGTTTGCTGGTATCAAAGCACACTGGGACGAGCGCTGTGAGAAGTTCCAAGTGAAATCTCCAAACGCAGGTTTGGATACCATGATCAACGCATGGACTCTATACCAAGCAGAAACGTGCGTGGTGTGGTCTCGTTTTGCCTCTTTCATTGAAGTGGGTGGCCGTACAGGCTTGGGTTACCGCGATACCGCGCAAGACGCAATTTCGGTTCCTCACACCAACCCAGCAATGACGCGCAAGCGCTTGGTTGATCTACTTCGCGGCCAAGTGAAAGCCGGATACGGTTTACACCTATTTGATCCAGATTGGTTCGATCCAGAAAAAGCGGATGTTAAACCATCAAAATCACCAACCGTTGTCCCAACACCATCTGACGATGACAAGATCCACGGTATCAAAGACACCTGTTCAGACGACCACCTATGGATCGTGCCAACCATCTTGAACTATGTGAAAGAGACAGGCGATATCGGCTTTATTGATGAAGTGATTCCTTATGCCGACGGCGGCAACGCCACTGTGTATGAACACATGATGGCGGCGCTGGATTTCTCCGCAGAATACGTTGGTCAAACGGGTATCTGTAAAGGTCTACGCGCAGACTGGAACGACTGTCTAAACCTAGGTGGTGGCGAGTCTTCTATGGTGTCATTCCTACACTTCTGGGCACTGGAAGCTTTCCTAGAGCTTTCTCGCTTCCGCAATGATGAAGCGGCGACAGACAAATACCAAGCGATGGCAAACGGCGTTCGTGAAGCGTGTGAAACTCATTTGTGGGATGAGAAAGGCGAATGGTATATCCGTGGTTTGACCAAAGATGGTGACAAGATCGGTACCTTCGACCAAGTAGAAGGTAAAGTACACCTTGAGTCAAACTCGCTGGCAGTACTGTCTGGCGCAGTCAGCCACGAGCGCGGCATCAAAGCGATGGATGCGGTCTACGAGTACCTGTTCTCGAAATACGGTCTACACCTCAACGCACCATCGTTCGCAACACCAAACGATGATATTGGTTTCGTCACTCGCGTTTACCAAGGCGTGAAAGAAAACGGCGCTATCTTCTCGCATCCAAACCCATGGGCTTGGGTAGCGGAAGCGAAACTCGGCCGTGGCGATCGCGCTATGGAGCTTTACGACTCACTCAACCCATATAACCAAAACGACATCATTGAAACGCGCATGGCAGAACCGTACTCCTACGTTCAGTTCATCATGGGTCGTGACCACCAAGATCATGGGCGTGCAAACCACCCTTGGTTAACGGGAACCTCAGGTTGGGCTTACTACGCGACCACCAACTTTATTCTCGGTGTACGTACTGGTTTTGATTCGCTTGAAATCGACCCATGCATTCCAACATCGTGGCCTGGTTTTGAAGTGACTCGTCAATGGCGTGGCGCGACTTACCAAATCAAAGTGGAAAACCCGCAAGGTGTTTCTAAGGGCGTTAAATCCATCACCCTTAACGGTCAAGCGATCGAAGGTGCCGTTCCTGCGCAGGCGGAAGGCACCGTGAATGAGGTTGTGGTCGTTTTGGGTTAA
- a CDS encoding ABC transporter permease codes for MGYFLRRLSFYMVALLVAATLNFIIPRAMPGDPVTMMFANATTQVTPERIEAMKKLLGFVDGPLYVQYFTYIKSILSWELGTSIKFYPLSVNDLLGSAFGWSLFLAGTAVILSFSIGSILGIFAAWRRGSKYDAFITPGMLIIQAVPQVVIAMLALFIFAIGLGWFPTGYAYTPGTIPDWTSWAYFKDVAYHAVLPLFCASIVQIGGFLVNMRNNMINLLAEDYITMAKGKGLSENRVVFNYAARNALLPSVTALSMSLGMAIGGQLIVEIIFNYPGLGKVLLDAINARDYQVLQGQLLIMTLFMLSFNLIADMLYVVLDPRLRKGGK; via the coding sequence ATGGGTTATTTTTTAAGACGTTTGTCGTTCTATATGGTCGCGCTGCTAGTCGCGGCAACATTAAACTTTATTATTCCTCGAGCAATGCCTGGCGATCCAGTTACCATGATGTTTGCGAATGCAACCACACAGGTAACGCCAGAACGTATTGAGGCAATGAAGAAACTGCTAGGTTTTGTCGATGGTCCCCTTTATGTTCAGTATTTCACTTACATTAAGAGCATTCTAAGCTGGGAACTTGGTACTTCTATTAAATTCTACCCACTGAGTGTTAATGACCTATTAGGCAGCGCATTTGGTTGGTCCCTCTTCCTAGCTGGTACTGCGGTTATTCTTTCATTCTCAATCGGCTCTATTCTGGGTATTTTCGCAGCATGGCGTCGTGGCAGTAAATACGATGCGTTCATCACACCAGGTATGTTGATTATTCAAGCTGTACCTCAAGTGGTTATCGCAATGCTAGCCCTATTTATCTTTGCAATCGGTCTTGGTTGGTTCCCGACGGGCTATGCATACACGCCTGGTACCATTCCAGACTGGACGAGCTGGGCCTACTTCAAGGATGTTGCTTATCACGCCGTCCTACCTCTCTTCTGTGCGTCTATCGTTCAAATTGGTGGCTTCTTGGTGAACATGCGTAACAACATGATCAACCTGCTAGCAGAAGACTACATCACTATGGCGAAAGGCAAAGGCTTAAGCGAAAACCGCGTGGTGTTCAACTACGCAGCTCGTAACGCACTGCTACCAAGTGTGACTGCTCTATCCATGTCACTCGGTATGGCCATCGGTGGTCAGCTGATTGTTGAAATCATCTTCAACTACCCAGGTTTGGGTAAAGTCCTGCTTGATGCGATCAATGCACGTGACTACCAAGTACTACAAGGCCAATTGTTAATCATGACTCTATTTATGCTGTCATTTAACCTGATTGCCGACATGCTGTATGTCGTACTCGATCCTCGCCTACGCAAGGGAGGCAAATAA
- a CDS encoding glycoside hydrolase family 9 protein yields MLLLTNHLGYELSGPKHAVIQSNKSRLSSYAALLVCANGHQTVASLEIEKVGKVANWHQGYFYTIDFSDFDQVGDFYIRFDNHRSANFTIGQSLLMQQTFSDVLHYFKSQRCGGIFDLQDRNAPLLNRDKTVDVHGGWYDASGDVSKYLSHLSYANYLNPQQTPMVVWNMLKGLELLSGHEILPAFSQVRLKEEALHGADFLVRMQDSQGFFYTTVFDKWSKDIKQREICSYETQQGHKSDDYQAGFRQGGGVSIAALAAASRLNVHGEFDQQKYLNAAENGYWHLKEYNPQYLNDGQENIIDEYCALLAVVELYRTTREERYLAESRIWASRLCARQQSDEQFAHYWSANLDGSRPYFHAAEAGLPVIALCEYLSIEHNGDLLKQTREVVRQACEFELNITHKVNNPFSYPRQYVKGVNENKRDAFFVAQNNESGYWWQGENARLGSIASMAYLVQPHLQDARLSHEMAVLGQRSLDWVLGLNPYDMCMLDGHGRNNPDYLPQFGFFNAKGGVCNGITSGFDDENDIAFNPDKQKDDLLQNWRWGEQWIPHGAWYLLAIMSQTHYNSATLGK; encoded by the coding sequence ATGCTGCTACTCACCAATCACCTAGGCTACGAACTGAGTGGACCCAAACATGCGGTCATTCAAAGTAATAAGTCGCGTTTGTCGTCTTATGCTGCCTTATTGGTGTGCGCCAATGGCCATCAGACCGTGGCATCATTAGAAATCGAGAAAGTGGGCAAAGTCGCCAATTGGCACCAAGGTTACTTTTACACGATTGATTTTTCAGACTTCGACCAAGTCGGCGACTTCTATATTCGTTTTGATAATCATCGTTCAGCAAACTTCACTATCGGCCAATCGCTGCTGATGCAGCAAACTTTTTCCGATGTACTGCATTACTTTAAATCACAGCGCTGTGGCGGCATTTTTGACCTGCAAGATCGCAACGCACCACTGTTAAACCGTGATAAAACCGTCGATGTACACGGTGGTTGGTACGATGCATCTGGCGACGTGAGCAAATACCTCAGCCATCTTTCGTATGCCAATTACCTCAACCCACAGCAAACGCCGATGGTGGTTTGGAATATGCTTAAAGGGCTAGAACTGCTCTCTGGTCATGAGATCCTGCCCGCCTTCAGCCAAGTACGCTTGAAAGAAGAAGCGCTGCATGGCGCGGATTTCCTCGTCAGAATGCAAGACAGCCAAGGCTTCTTCTATACCACGGTGTTTGATAAGTGGAGTAAAGACATCAAACAACGCGAGATCTGCTCTTACGAAACTCAGCAAGGTCATAAATCTGATGACTATCAAGCAGGTTTTCGTCAAGGTGGCGGCGTCAGCATCGCAGCGCTAGCGGCCGCCTCTCGTCTCAATGTACACGGTGAATTTGACCAACAAAAATACCTAAATGCTGCAGAAAATGGTTACTGGCATCTCAAAGAGTACAACCCTCAATACCTCAACGATGGTCAAGAAAACATCATTGATGAGTATTGCGCGCTGCTCGCGGTTGTTGAGCTCTATCGTACCACTCGAGAAGAGCGTTATCTCGCGGAAAGCCGAATTTGGGCATCACGCTTGTGTGCTCGACAGCAAAGTGACGAGCAGTTTGCCCATTATTGGTCTGCCAATCTGGATGGTTCTCGTCCCTACTTCCACGCAGCGGAAGCAGGCTTGCCTGTTATTGCCCTGTGCGAATACCTCTCGATTGAACACAATGGTGATCTACTGAAACAAACACGAGAAGTCGTTCGCCAAGCATGTGAATTTGAGCTCAACATTACTCATAAAGTGAATAACCCATTTAGCTACCCAAGACAATATGTCAAAGGCGTAAACGAAAATAAGCGTGATGCGTTTTTTGTCGCGCAAAACAATGAGTCTGGTTACTGGTGGCAAGGTGAGAATGCGCGTTTAGGCTCCATCGCCTCAATGGCTTACTTGGTGCAACCTCATCTGCAAGATGCTCGCCTGAGCCATGAGATGGCCGTATTAGGTCAGCGCTCACTCGATTGGGTATTGGGTCTCAACCCTTACGATATGTGCATGCTGGATGGGCATGGCCGTAACAATCCTGACTATTTGCCTCAATTCGGTTTCTTCAACGCCAAAGGGGGCGTCTGTAACGGCATCACCTCAGGCTTTGATGATGAAAATGACATCGCATTTAATCCTGACAAACAAAAAGACGACTTATTACAAAACTGGCGTTGGGGAGAACAATGGATCCCTCATGGGGCTTGGTATCTTCTCGCGATCATGAGCCAGACACACTACAACTCAGCCACGCTAGGAAAATAA
- a CDS encoding ABC transporter ATP-binding protein, whose protein sequence is MSKEYGELLIEGKNVVKDFPLNSNALKQTKMRAINDVSFKMYKARGLSVVGESGSGKSTTAKMIAKMYAPTNGVIEYKGRDIQEITSKKDLMTYREGIQMVWQDPFGSLNPTHNIFHHIARPLLIHKKVAPGNKKELEERVYDLLEQVGLIPPKATAEKFPHQLSGGQRQRVNLARNIAVGAEVVLADEPTSMLDVSIRAGVLNLMEEMKFEKQMSLLYITHDIATARYIAEDLAVMYVGHMVEWGDTDEIIHDPQHPYTQLLVSAVPDPSKSIHEKLKGNKGEIPLWTPDSVGCPFAGRCEHATEKCREKLPEVTQLSENHFVRCYLFEN, encoded by the coding sequence ATGAGCAAAGAATATGGCGAGCTACTGATTGAAGGTAAAAATGTCGTCAAAGACTTTCCCCTCAACAGTAATGCTCTAAAACAAACCAAGATGCGTGCGATCAACGACGTATCGTTCAAAATGTACAAAGCACGTGGTCTGTCTGTCGTGGGTGAATCTGGCTCAGGCAAATCCACGACAGCCAAAATGATTGCCAAGATGTACGCCCCAACGAATGGTGTTATCGAATACAAAGGCCGTGATATTCAAGAGATCACATCAAAGAAAGATCTCATGACCTATCGTGAAGGGATCCAAATGGTGTGGCAAGACCCGTTTGGTTCACTCAACCCAACACACAATATCTTCCACCATATTGCGCGCCCGCTACTGATCCACAAAAAGGTCGCACCGGGTAACAAGAAAGAGTTAGAAGAACGTGTGTACGACTTGCTTGAGCAAGTGGGCTTGATTCCACCGAAAGCCACAGCAGAAAAGTTTCCACATCAGCTTTCTGGTGGTCAGCGTCAGCGTGTCAACTTAGCGCGTAACATTGCCGTAGGCGCAGAAGTCGTGCTTGCCGACGAACCAACCTCAATGCTGGACGTATCGATTCGCGCTGGTGTCCTTAACTTGATGGAAGAGATGAAGTTCGAAAAACAGATGTCTCTTCTTTACATCACGCACGACATCGCAACGGCTCGTTACATCGCGGAAGATCTGGCGGTGATGTATGTGGGACACATGGTGGAATGGGGTGATACCGATGAGATCATTCACGATCCTCAACACCCATACACGCAGTTATTGGTTTCTGCGGTGCCAGATCCATCGAAATCGATTCATGAAAAGCTCAAAGGCAACAAAGGGGAAATTCCACTTTGGACTCCAGATTCCGTTGGCTGTCCTTTCGCTGGCCGCTGTGAACACGCAACAGAGAAATGTCGTGAGAAGCTGCCTGAAGTGACTCAACTGTCTGAAAATCACTTTGTTCGTTGTTACCTATTCGAAAACTAA
- a CDS encoding beta-N-acetylhexosaminidase translates to MEYRIDLVVLSEQKQNCRFGMTLHNLSDQDLPNWSLTFAFTRFIQPGSISHGTLTQIGSFCQLTPDSLVLPANHHFYCEFTVLTNPFRFYSDGLNEAFVEYHHEGEQVRSNVDVTPIVLASPYRERETIAPTLASAYSLLPKANALHVDAGHFSLTPSSAITCQSALADSAVTWLMDEVARLHQFKLATSEAGEIVYRSNPTLDEGAYQLKISQEQVRVEAGSSSGFVHATASLLQLLDYNSITQEAQLACCSISDSPRFRYRGMMLDCSRHFHSVEQVKRLINLLAHYKFNTFHWHLTDDEGWRVEIKAFPALTEIGAWRGVDEAIEPQYTHISQRYGGFYSQEEIKEVVAYAAQRSIMVIPEIDVPGHCRAAIKSLPEMLVEVEDDTVYRSIQNYSDNVLNPGLSTTYQFLDGVLEEIAQLFPAPYVHIGADEVPHGVWSNSPSCQALMKQHGYQDYKELQGHLLRHAEQKLRSLGKRMLGWEEAQHGDKVSKDTVIYSWLSEDAAVNCARQGFDVVLQPAQTTYLDMTQDYAPEEPGVDWANPLPLEKAYNYEPLANIPADDPIHKRIWGIQTALWCEIINNPERMDYMVFPRIIALAEACWTQKEHRDWNDFLSRLKGHLPLLDKQGIKYRQPWK, encoded by the coding sequence ATGGAATATCGTATCGACCTGGTTGTCCTTTCAGAACAAAAGCAAAACTGCCGTTTTGGTATGACGCTGCATAACCTCAGCGATCAAGATTTACCCAACTGGTCTTTAACCTTTGCCTTTACTCGTTTTATTCAGCCAGGCAGCATTTCGCATGGCACCTTAACGCAAATTGGGAGTTTCTGTCAGTTAACACCAGATAGCTTGGTGCTACCGGCCAATCATCACTTCTATTGTGAGTTCACCGTACTGACCAATCCATTCCGTTTTTATTCCGATGGATTGAATGAAGCTTTTGTCGAGTATCACCATGAAGGTGAGCAGGTACGCTCTAACGTCGATGTCACCCCGATCGTTCTTGCTTCACCCTACCGTGAACGCGAAACCATCGCCCCTACGTTAGCCAGCGCCTACTCACTATTGCCTAAAGCAAATGCGTTACATGTTGATGCTGGGCATTTTTCTCTCACACCATCGTCAGCCATCACCTGCCAATCCGCATTGGCGGACTCCGCGGTGACTTGGCTTATGGACGAAGTGGCGCGTTTGCATCAGTTTAAACTTGCCACCAGCGAAGCGGGAGAAATCGTTTACCGTAGCAATCCAACACTGGATGAAGGGGCTTATCAACTCAAAATTAGCCAAGAGCAAGTGCGCGTTGAAGCGGGCTCTAGCTCTGGCTTTGTCCACGCTACCGCAAGCCTATTACAACTGCTTGATTACAATTCGATCACGCAAGAGGCCCAGTTGGCTTGCTGTTCAATTTCTGACAGCCCACGTTTTCGCTATCGCGGCATGATGTTGGATTGCTCTCGCCACTTCCACTCGGTTGAGCAAGTCAAGCGTCTAATTAATCTCCTCGCCCACTATAAGTTCAACACCTTTCATTGGCATTTAACGGACGATGAAGGCTGGCGCGTTGAAATCAAAGCATTCCCAGCATTAACAGAGATAGGGGCTTGGCGTGGTGTCGATGAAGCGATTGAGCCTCAATATACCCATATTTCGCAGCGTTACGGCGGGTTCTATAGCCAAGAAGAGATCAAAGAAGTGGTCGCCTATGCCGCACAGCGCAGCATCATGGTCATCCCTGAAATTGATGTTCCTGGTCACTGTCGTGCAGCGATTAAATCGCTGCCAGAAATGCTGGTCGAAGTAGAAGACGACACCGTCTATCGCAGTATTCAAAATTACTCCGATAACGTTCTCAACCCCGGCTTAAGCACCACCTATCAATTTTTAGATGGTGTGCTGGAAGAAATCGCCCAACTGTTCCCGGCACCCTACGTTCATATTGGTGCCGACGAAGTACCTCACGGGGTTTGGTCAAACAGCCCAAGCTGTCAAGCCTTGATGAAGCAACATGGCTATCAGGATTACAAGGAACTGCAAGGTCACTTACTGCGTCACGCAGAGCAAAAGCTGCGCAGTCTTGGTAAGCGTATGTTGGGATGGGAAGAAGCACAACACGGTGACAAAGTGAGTAAGGACACCGTGATTTACTCGTGGTTAAGTGAAGACGCAGCGGTCAACTGCGCCCGTCAAGGCTTTGATGTGGTACTGCAACCCGCTCAAACTACTTACCTCGATATGACACAAGATTACGCACCGGAAGAGCCGGGGGTAGATTGGGCCAATCCACTGCCACTCGAAAAAGCCTACAACTACGAGCCGCTTGCCAATATTCCGGCTGACGACCCAATTCATAAGCGAATTTGGGGAATCCAAACGGCTCTTTGGTGCGAAATCATCAATAACCCTGAGCGAATGGACTATATGGTCTTCCCACGCATTATTGCACTCGCAGAAGCGTGTTGGACACAGAAAGAACATCGTGATTGGAACGACTTTTTATCAAGGCTGAAAGGTCACTTGCCGCTACTGGACAAACAGGGCATCAAGTATCGCCAGCCATGGAAATGA
- a CDS encoding ABC transporter ATP-binding protein gives MTEPLISIRNLCVDYITDAGDVRACNNVSFDIAPGEVFGLAGESGCGKSTVAFSLMRLHKPPAFITGGEVIFNGENILQYSDERMQAFRWSEMSMVFQSAMNALNPVLTMEDQFCDVIMRHTNMTREQAKRRAEGLLEIVDIHPSRLHDYPHQFSGGMRQRLVIAIALALNPKMIIMDEPTTALDVVVQREILQKIYALKEEFGFSILFITHDLSLMVEFSDRIGIMYSGELIEVAPAKQILESPYHPYTKGLGSSFPPLTGPKTKLTGIPGNPLNLLEIPQGCRFQARCDRVHDTCTKVATSLRQIEPGRFSNCHLYGEPIAQNKL, from the coding sequence ATGACCGAACCACTTATTTCAATCCGCAACCTTTGCGTTGACTACATCACAGACGCGGGCGATGTCCGCGCTTGTAACAACGTTAGCTTTGATATAGCACCAGGCGAAGTATTTGGCCTAGCGGGCGAATCAGGCTGTGGCAAATCCACCGTTGCGTTCTCATTGATGCGTCTACACAAGCCGCCAGCGTTTATCACTGGCGGGGAAGTCATCTTCAATGGTGAAAACATCTTGCAATACAGTGATGAGCGCATGCAGGCATTCCGCTGGAGCGAAATGTCGATGGTTTTCCAAAGTGCAATGAACGCGCTGAACCCAGTACTGACGATGGAAGATCAATTCTGTGACGTCATCATGCGCCACACCAATATGACGCGTGAGCAGGCAAAACGCCGCGCAGAAGGTTTGCTGGAGATCGTGGACATTCACCCAAGCCGTTTGCATGACTACCCTCACCAGTTCTCTGGTGGTATGCGTCAGCGCTTGGTAATTGCAATCGCGTTGGCTCTCAATCCGAAAATGATCATCATGGATGAGCCAACCACAGCACTAGACGTGGTTGTACAGCGTGAGATTTTGCAAAAAATCTACGCATTGAAAGAAGAGTTCGGCTTCTCGATTCTGTTCATTACCCATGACTTGTCGTTGATGGTCGAGTTTTCAGACCGCATTGGCATCATGTATTCCGGTGAACTGATTGAAGTCGCTCCCGCTAAACAAATTTTGGAAAGTCCTTACCACCCTTACACCAAAGGGTTGGGTAGCTCTTTCCCTCCGTTAACGGGTCCAAAAACCAAGTTAACTGGTATCCCTGGGAACCCTCTTAACCTACTAGAGATTCCTCAGGGCTGCCGTTTCCAGGCACGTTGTGATCGAGTGCATGACACCTGTACCAAAGTCGCTACTAGCTTAAGACAAATCGAGCCAGGCCGTTTCTCAAACTGCCACCTTTATGGCGAACCGATTGCTCAAAACAAGCTGTAA